The nucleotide sequence GGGATGAGCTTGCCAAGGGCCTCTGTGTCTCTTCCGGGGAACAGGATGTCCCAGCAGGGTTCGGGatctgtgtctgtgtttgtgacTATGGACCTTTCGGTAGTTTGAGCATGTTCATCCATTCTCCTAATAGTAGCCCAGAGTTTCAGTGGGTGTGTTGGGACTTCTCACTGAGCATCTTTAGTACTAATGGCGGAGTCTGAGATCTCGGGTGCCTAAGGCGTGCATCTGCAAATGTGACTGTCCGATACCCTGATGCCCTCCGTTTCTCCTCAAGCCCCCCAGGCTTCACCGCCCCTTGTTTTTCCTGCTCGGATAGGGGCCCGGGCGCCGGGAGAAAGTGCGCCGTGGTGGACCAACTGGTGTATGTTTGCCGTATCACCCATTTCGGGCCCTTTTCTGTCCTCCGCAGGCCTCCGCCGGGAACGCTGAATTCGgactttcccccacccccacccccaccgccactGCATGTGGCTTCTGGAGAAAGTCGGCTACAGGCTGGGGCCCCCGGAGTCCAGGCCCCGATGGGCGTCCTCCAGCCTGCTCCCCAAGCGCCGAGCCCCGGGCCCGCCCGCCCGCGCCTGTCCCAACGTCCTCACTCCCGATCGCATCCCGCAGTTCTGCATCCCGCCGCGGCTCCCGGACGCTGCGGGCCCCGAGCCCCTGGCCGGGCGCAGCCTCCCCGCGGCCTGTTCGCTGCCCCACCTTGCAGGCCGGGAAGGCTGGGCTTTCCTGCCCGAGAGCCCGCACACGCGCCGGCGCGAGTCCCTGTTCcacccgccgccgccgcccgccgccgccgccgccgccggggggCTTTCCCCAGCGCACGGCCGGCGGCACGTCTCCGCCCCGGACCTGCGCCTCTGCCGGGCCCCCGACAGCGACACGGCCTCGTCGCCCGAGTCGTCGCCCTTCGGCTCGCCGCGGTCAGGCCCCGGCCGGCCCCGGCCGCACTCGCTGTCCCCGGAGGAGGCGAGCTCGGCCGACACTAGCCCTCACGCGCCGCGCAGCGCGGGGCCGCCGCTCTTCCACCTGGACTTCCTGTGCTGCCAGCTGCGGCCGACCAAGGAGAGCGTGCTGCGCCTCGGGCCCCGCGGCGGCCAGCTTCGGCTCTCGGCGGAATACCAGGCCGGACCCCGGCGGCTGCGCCTGCGCCTGGTGAGCGCCGAGGGCTTGCCGCGGTCGCGGCCCGGCCccgggagcggcggcggcggctgctgcgTGGTACTGAGGCTGCGGCCGCGCGTCCGTCCGCGGGGCCAACGGAGCCGCGTGGTCAAATGCAGCGCCAACCCCATCTTCAACGAGGACTTCTTCTTCGACGGGCTGGGCCCGCCAGACCTGGCCGCCCGCAGTCTGAGGGCCAAGGTGCTGGACAGGGGCGCAGGCTTCCGCAGAGACGCGCTGCTGGGGGAGTGTGAGACGCCCCTCATTGCCCTGCTGCCCCCTTTGGGTGGGGGGCTAGGTCTGGGGACCTCCCTGGCGCCTGCCCATCTCAGCCTGTAGACTGAGAGACTGTCTCGAACGCAAAGACATCTCCTCTAGGTCTGCGTATTCTTTCTTTTCGTCGCCcagcttgtatttatttttgctaatAAAATGTCTGTTTTTAGCAGGGTCTCGCCCCTTGTTGGCATCCTGTGCTTCGATCTGCGGCCTACTCTCTTCCGTCTGCCTTGGCTACGCCATGGATGGAAGAAACTCACACCGAGTTAGAGCCGACCTCAagtggtggttctcaaacttgagtgaGCATTGGAATAATCGGACATCCGCAGTCTTGGGCTCTGTGACTGAAACCAACATCAGCCACCTTTCCCCCAAGGGGGTTCCTTGGGGCTGTATAGGGGAAATCAGCAGTCCCCcattcctctgcctccccacttGTACCCACGTGTGTCCtgaggagaaaagaaatttctgtgtCTTGAGAGTGAGTCAGGAGATGTCAGCACACAGTGCTGAGTTAGGTGTTTTCTCTCTTGCCTGTGCCTGTGCCACCCTAGGAGCCaaagctgaggtcaagagtccaAGCAGCCCTTGAGGACTGAATGGCGGAGAAAAACTGTCCCAGGGATTGAGATGGGAAGGGAGTCTTACCTGAGTGTGAGAGCTCTTCTCAAAGATGCTCTAAAAGACTACTCCAGTGAGTAGGGGGAGggtgggaaaggagaaaatgtagGTCACATTGTGTTTACCTCCTACCTTAATGTTCCTGACGTCAGCAGTgaccttcttcttctctctctctctctctctctctgtctctccacccTCCCTGGAGTTGGTTCCTCTTGGCTCATGCCCGActtagaggaaagaaagagggatgggagggaggagggagaggaagaggaaggcacTGGGCCAACccagcttctttctccctcccccttgggCCCTTTCTCAGTTTCCATGGTGCCTTGAACCAGAAACGAGCCTGCTGGATCCTGATAAAGCTCAGCATGAGTGGTGCTAACAAAACACAAACGTACTTCGCTCAGATCCTGGGGatgccttcttcctcccctgaTTAGGTACCCCTACCAGCCGCCCCGAATCCTTGCTCCAGCTGTCCACCAGGGGGTAGCATTGACCAAACAATAAGAAGGGCTAATAGATACAAGGATTATCACCCAGCAAGGAACTGTTCTACAACTTGTCAACTCGTTTATTCTTCCCAGCAACTCCCTGGAGCGTTAAGTACTTTTGTTAGCCAATATGACCTTGGGCTTTACTCCTGTAGTGAAGAGTACAGTTAAGATTCAAACTCAGagggtctggctccagagtctgggCTCCTAAT is from Meles meles chromosome 1, mMelMel3.1 paternal haplotype, whole genome shotgun sequence and encodes:
- the C2CD4D gene encoding C2 calcium-dependent domain-containing protein 4D produces the protein MWLLEKVGYRLGPPESRPRWASSSLLPKRRAPGPPARACPNVLTPDRIPQFCIPPRLPDAAGPEPLAGRSLPAACSLPHLAGREGWAFLPESPHTRRRESLFHPPPPPAAAAAAGGLSPAHGRRHVSAPDLRLCRAPDSDTASSPESSPFGSPRSGPGRPRPHSLSPEEASSADTSPHAPRSAGPPLFHLDFLCCQLRPTKESVLRLGPRGGQLRLSAEYQAGPRRLRLRLVSAEGLPRSRPGPGSGGGGCCVVLRLRPRVRPRGQRSRVVKCSANPIFNEDFFFDGLGPPDLAARSLRAKVLDRGAGFRRDALLGECETPLIALLPPLGGGLGLGTSLAPAHLSL